A region from the Thermanaeromonas toyohensis ToBE genome encodes:
- a CDS encoding queuosine precursor transporter, with translation MNFLRYKLFPFVMVAFVVVLLLSNTVAVKVAKFGPFYFDGAVVLFPLSYIFGDILTEVYGYKRSRVVVWTGFIACLFMSFVYWLVGILPAAPHWSGQEAYQRILGQTPRIVVASLLAFFCGEFTNSYILAKLKILTRGRWLWTRTIGSTVVGQLVDTSLFITIAFMGILPGAVLIRMIMNNYIFKTTYEALATPLTYAITAWLKKVEEEDYYDYDTNFNPFVVSREDLV, from the coding sequence GTGAATTTCTTGCGCTACAAACTTTTTCCCTTCGTAATGGTAGCCTTCGTAGTGGTATTGCTCCTCTCTAATACCGTAGCCGTCAAAGTAGCAAAATTTGGCCCCTTCTATTTTGACGGTGCAGTAGTCTTATTCCCCCTTTCGTATATCTTCGGCGATATTTTAACGGAGGTTTATGGTTACAAGCGCAGCCGGGTTGTCGTGTGGACAGGATTTATAGCCTGCTTGTTTATGTCCTTTGTTTACTGGCTGGTAGGGATACTGCCTGCAGCGCCCCACTGGTCGGGTCAGGAAGCTTACCAGCGCATACTGGGACAAACGCCACGGATAGTGGTCGCTAGCCTCTTAGCCTTTTTCTGCGGCGAATTCACTAATTCCTATATCCTGGCCAAACTAAAAATCTTAACTAGAGGCCGGTGGCTATGGACCCGTACTATCGGTTCTACGGTGGTTGGTCAGCTAGTAGACACATCTTTATTTATCACTATTGCCTTTATGGGTATTTTGCCAGGAGCCGTATTAATACGCATGATAATGAACAACTATATATTTAAGACCACCTACGAAGCCCTGGCCACTCCGTTGACCTATGCTATTACCGCCTGGCTTAAAAAGGTGGAAGAAGAGGATTACTACGACTATGACACCAACTTCAATCCCTTTGTGGTAAGCAGGGAGGATCTGGTATGA
- the queF gene encoding preQ(1) synthase → MMEFEALGKPVREPRKKLEVFPKPPHVEIVTLETDEVTSLCPVTGQPDFETVIVEYAPDKYCIESKSFKLYLWSFREEGIFCESLADTIAKDIYEACQPHWCKVTVIQKPRGGIKITASALYGERK, encoded by the coding sequence ATGATGGAGTTCGAAGCCTTAGGGAAACCCGTACGTGAACCCCGTAAAAAATTAGAAGTTTTCCCCAAGCCGCCCCACGTGGAAATTGTTACTCTAGAAACTGACGAGGTAACAAGCCTCTGCCCAGTAACTGGACAACCGGACTTTGAAACAGTAATAGTAGAATATGCCCCCGATAAGTACTGCATTGAATCTAAAAGCTTCAAGCTTTACTTATGGAGCTTCCGGGAGGAAGGCATCTTTTGCGAGTCTCTGGCCGATACCATAGCTAAGGACATCTATGAGGCCTGCCAACCCCACTGGTGCAAGGTAACTGTGATTCAAAAACCCCGGGGCGGGATAAAAATAACTGCTTCTGCCCTGTATGGTGAACGTAAGTAG
- a CDS encoding FAD-dependent oxidoreductase — translation MRQLTALTSPINIGNLELKNRMVMPPMVTNYAYSDGSVTDRLVAYHVERAKGGVGLIIVEASYVHPSGKGFKNQVGIYSDRLIPGLRRLVEAVHAYGAKIAIQLYHGGRQSKSKVTGQPLLAPSPIPCATIGEIPKELTREEIASLIQAFAQAARRAKAAGFDAVEIHGAHGYLINEFLSPYANKRTDEYGGPLENRMRFPLEVVRAVRQAVGPEYPIIYRLSADEKVPGGLTLEETRTFAKKLEQEGVNALHVSAGIYETAAWIIQPMYFPRGCLVDLAQGIKSAVSIPVIAVGRINDPEVAESILAAGKADLISFGRQLLADPETPKKIMEGRLDEIRHCIACCQACIDELFLDHAIGCTVNARTGFEREFPLDKVKRSRKVLVVGGGPAGMEVARVAALRGHQVTLWEKESELGGQLPLAYAPPQKGEIATFRDYLVGQMERLKINVQLNKEATLEAIRQEKPDVVVLATGARPAIPDIPGGEGEKVVTSWDVLRGKAQVGKKVVVIGGGLVGCETAEYLAEKGHKVTILEMLPKVAGDSGPLVAPLLLKRLEKQEVQIITEAELTAIHGDRVTYKRNGQEESLTGFDTVVLAVGSRANDTLAHEMEGSGIDYYVIGDAVSPRRITQAVFEAMRVGHEL, via the coding sequence ATGAGACAATTAACCGCATTGACGAGCCCTATTAACATAGGTAATTTAGAGCTTAAGAACAGAATGGTCATGCCCCCCATGGTAACCAATTATGCCTACAGCGACGGCTCAGTGACCGACCGGCTGGTGGCCTACCACGTGGAACGGGCCAAGGGCGGGGTGGGGCTGATCATTGTTGAAGCTTCCTATGTCCACCCTTCAGGCAAGGGATTTAAGAACCAGGTGGGCATTTACTCCGATCGCCTCATCCCGGGCTTGCGCCGGTTGGTTGAGGCTGTACACGCCTACGGAGCAAAGATCGCCATTCAGCTCTACCATGGAGGTCGCCAGAGCAAGTCTAAAGTTACGGGACAGCCCCTGCTAGCTCCCTCCCCTATTCCTTGCGCCACCATCGGGGAGATACCTAAAGAATTGACCAGAGAAGAAATCGCGTCTCTTATTCAGGCCTTTGCCCAGGCCGCAAGAAGAGCCAAAGCAGCGGGCTTTGATGCCGTTGAGATCCACGGCGCCCACGGCTACCTGATCAATGAATTTCTCTCTCCTTATGCTAATAAACGGACGGACGAGTACGGCGGTCCCCTAGAAAACAGGATGCGCTTTCCCCTGGAAGTGGTGCGGGCCGTGCGCCAGGCAGTGGGGCCGGAGTACCCCATTATCTATCGTCTGAGCGCCGACGAAAAGGTTCCGGGGGGCCTTACCCTGGAGGAAACTCGGACCTTTGCTAAAAAGTTAGAGCAGGAAGGGGTCAATGCTCTTCATGTTTCCGCAGGCATATATGAAACGGCAGCGTGGATTATTCAACCTATGTACTTCCCGCGGGGGTGCCTTGTAGATCTGGCCCAGGGTATCAAGTCGGCGGTGAGCATTCCGGTTATTGCCGTGGGGCGAATCAACGATCCCGAAGTGGCGGAAAGTATACTGGCCGCAGGGAAAGCGGATTTAATCTCCTTCGGTCGGCAGCTGCTGGCCGACCCCGAAACTCCCAAAAAGATAATGGAAGGAAGGTTGGATGAGATCCGCCACTGCATCGCCTGTTGCCAAGCGTGTATCGACGAGCTTTTCCTGGACCACGCCATCGGCTGTACAGTAAACGCACGCACAGGTTTCGAGCGAGAATTTCCTTTGGATAAGGTAAAGCGCTCCCGGAAGGTGTTGGTCGTGGGTGGCGGGCCGGCTGGTATGGAAGTAGCTCGGGTAGCGGCCCTGCGGGGGCACCAGGTAACCCTCTGGGAGAAAGAGAGTGAGCTAGGGGGTCAATTACCCCTGGCTTATGCCCCACCCCAGAAAGGCGAAATTGCTACTTTCAGAGATTATTTAGTGGGGCAGATGGAGAGGCTTAAAATCAATGTGCAGCTTAATAAAGAGGCTACCCTGGAAGCCATACGCCAGGAGAAGCCCGATGTAGTGGTACTGGCTACCGGTGCCCGGCCGGCTATCCCGGACATCCCTGGCGGTGAAGGTGAGAAGGTAGTAACCTCCTGGGATGTACTGCGGGGAAAAGCACAGGTAGGGAAAAAGGTAGTGGTGATAGGCGGCGGGCTGGTAGGTTGTGAGACGGCTGAGTATCTGGCCGAGAAGGGGCATAAAGTGACTATCTTGGAAATGTTGCCTAAAGTGGCTGGCGACAGCGGCCCTCTGGTGGCGCCGCTGCTCCTTAAGCGCCTTGAGAAACAAGAGGTACAAATAATTACTGAGGCCGAACTTACAGCTATTCACGGTGACCGGGTGACCTATAAGCGTAACGGCCAGGAAGAAAGCTTAACCGGGTTTGATACAGTGGTGCTGGCCGTTGGATCCCGGGCTAACGATACTCTGGCCCATGAGATGGAAGGTTCCGGCATAGACTACTATGTTATTGGCGATGCTGTAAGTCCCAGGAGGATAACCCAGGCTGTATTTGAAGCCATGCGGGTCGGCCATGAGTTGTAG
- a CDS encoding ASKHA domain-containing protein, with translation MVERYEFKGRALTEKFQLELRPPGSGDNIADTDRLRQALERRSSCPVGIPLDLLKEIPTRLRQQEWKVTVTVGYYWPPGWGLKGLTARLVEVEPGFDYSGPFGVAVDLGSTTVAGYLWDLGVGRLVAAYSTFNAQVKVGEDILTRIHHAATSQGLRELQEDAVASINRVIALLARRANIRPHAITAGVISGNTTMVHLLLGLPPTNICRSPYVPVVNAPGFIPAEQIGLYIHPQALVYFLPGVGSYVGGDILAGILASGMHRQEDIGLLADIGTNGEMVLGNREWLVAAAGAAGPALEGGVISCGMRAEPGAVYKVYIDSQTGKITYQTIENEPARGICGSGVVDAIAQGLLAGIITQRGELRAPLASLVVVPAEESATGKPIELTTTDIQRFLRTKAAANAIMFTLLESVGCTLKDVKYFYAAGAFGEHLDVESAVVVGLYPDLPRENIISLGNSSLMGASLILTDLRKGQEVEEIARRVTYVEMNNSPRFMSHFTAGLFFPHTDLHLFPSVQDRLKSHT, from the coding sequence ATGGTAGAAAGATATGAATTTAAGGGGAGGGCTTTAACAGAGAAATTTCAGTTAGAACTTAGGCCGCCCGGTAGTGGAGATAATATAGCGGATACAGACCGTTTACGCCAGGCGCTGGAAAGACGGAGCAGTTGTCCAGTAGGGATTCCACTAGATTTACTTAAAGAGATTCCTACCAGATTACGGCAGCAGGAGTGGAAAGTAACAGTCACTGTAGGATATTATTGGCCACCAGGATGGGGACTGAAAGGACTTACCGCCCGCTTGGTGGAAGTGGAACCCGGTTTTGATTACTCCGGCCCTTTTGGGGTGGCAGTGGACCTGGGTAGTACCACAGTAGCAGGGTATTTGTGGGATCTTGGCGTGGGGAGACTCGTCGCTGCTTATAGTACCTTTAACGCTCAGGTCAAAGTAGGAGAAGATATTCTTACCAGAATTCATCATGCAGCCACCTCCCAAGGATTAAGAGAATTGCAAGAGGACGCAGTGGCTAGTATAAATAGGGTAATTGCTCTTCTGGCCAGGCGGGCTAATATAAGGCCCCATGCTATTACTGCTGGGGTAATCAGCGGTAATACTACCATGGTCCATTTATTACTCGGCCTACCTCCCACAAATATTTGCCGGAGTCCTTACGTTCCTGTGGTCAATGCTCCGGGTTTCATACCAGCGGAACAGATAGGTCTCTATATACATCCCCAGGCGCTGGTATACTTTTTACCTGGTGTAGGTAGTTATGTGGGTGGAGACATCCTAGCAGGTATTTTAGCCAGTGGAATGCATCGGCAAGAAGATATTGGTCTTTTAGCGGATATTGGGACTAACGGAGAAATGGTACTAGGTAATCGAGAATGGTTAGTGGCTGCAGCTGGAGCAGCTGGGCCGGCCCTGGAAGGTGGAGTTATAAGTTGTGGTATGCGGGCTGAACCTGGTGCCGTATACAAGGTGTATATAGATAGCCAGACCGGGAAGATAACCTACCAGACTATTGAAAACGAGCCGGCACGTGGTATTTGTGGTTCAGGTGTTGTGGATGCTATTGCTCAAGGATTATTGGCCGGGATTATTACCCAGCGAGGCGAATTACGTGCCCCTCTTGCTTCTTTAGTGGTTGTACCGGCTGAGGAAAGCGCCACAGGGAAGCCCATCGAGCTAACTACAACAGACATTCAACGCTTTTTACGTACCAAAGCAGCCGCTAACGCCATTATGTTTACCTTGTTAGAGAGCGTGGGATGTACTTTAAAGGATGTAAAATACTTTTATGCTGCCGGAGCCTTTGGTGAACATCTAGATGTTGAATCAGCGGTCGTCGTAGGCTTATATCCTGATCTCCCGCGAGAGAACATTATATCATTAGGCAACAGCTCTTTGATGGGTGCTAGTTTAATCCTTACTGATCTTAGAAAAGGCCAGGAAGTAGAAGAAATAGCTCGACGCGTTACTTATGTAGAGATGAATAACAGCCCGCGATTTATGTCCCATTTTACCGCAGGCTTGTTTTTCCCCCATACTGATCTTCATCTTTTCCCCTCTGTCCAAGACAGGCTAAAAAGCCACACTTAA
- a CDS encoding DsrE family protein yields the protein MNLKVLFHINEARRWQMVFTNITNFINDVGPGNAAIEVVANGEAVTIFADNSDHGLLLEEMQKLAKRGVEFMVCRNALRSQAIDEGNLPSFIKVVPAGITEIARKQVEGYAYIKP from the coding sequence ATGAACCTTAAGGTTTTATTCCATATAAACGAAGCTAGGCGGTGGCAGATGGTCTTCACTAACATCACTAATTTTATTAATGACGTTGGGCCAGGGAATGCCGCCATCGAAGTAGTTGCCAACGGAGAAGCAGTTACAATTTTTGCTGACAACTCTGACCATGGTTTGCTCCTAGAAGAGATGCAGAAACTAGCAAAGAGGGGAGTAGAGTTTATGGTTTGTCGCAATGCTTTGCGGAGTCAAGCAATCGATGAAGGGAACCTTCCTTCTTTCATTAAAGTTGTTCCAGCCGGAATTACTGAGATCGCGAGAAAACAAGTTGAGGGTTACGCCTACATCAAGCCTTAA
- a CDS encoding TatD family hydrolase, translating to MEGLVDSHTHVSVLPFDALENMALAGVRKIIGCSIFFGARHAETLFDHFEQMLTLCQQSAIQNGLKLFVAVGLHPLGTPEDWPRVVEALPTYLKRAGVIGLGEIGLHEGDKREQEVLREQLKIAKEYGVPVIIHTPPRQRELITGKALEIAAAIGIPPHKVVIDHANLDIINLIEEFGAIPGLTIRQDGLTPPILLEHLEHFWRGMLNSDYSNLKACDPLSVPRAVRYLENKGAPHEIVERIARYNAEELFGLS from the coding sequence ATGGAGGGCCTGGTGGATTCCCATACCCATGTTTCGGTGTTGCCCTTTGATGCTTTGGAAAACATGGCTCTAGCAGGAGTAAGGAAAATTATCGGATGCTCTATATTTTTCGGAGCTAGACATGCTGAGACGCTCTTCGACCATTTTGAGCAGATGCTTACCCTCTGCCAGCAGAGCGCTATCCAAAACGGACTTAAGCTTTTCGTAGCCGTTGGTCTTCACCCCCTGGGCACACCGGAAGATTGGCCACGGGTAGTGGAAGCCCTTCCTACTTATCTTAAAAGGGCGGGTGTTATTGGTTTAGGCGAGATCGGCTTGCATGAAGGAGACAAGCGTGAACAAGAGGTTTTGCGGGAGCAACTGAAAATAGCCAAAGAATATGGGGTGCCAGTGATTATCCATACTCCTCCCCGGCAGAGGGAACTAATCACAGGTAAAGCTTTGGAAATTGCGGCTGCTATCGGGATACCACCGCATAAGGTGGTTATTGATCATGCTAATCTGGATATTATTAACCTGATTGAGGAGTTTGGAGCCATTCCCGGCCTAACTATACGCCAGGACGGGCTTACACCCCCAATCCTGCTGGAGCACTTGGAACACTTCTGGCGGGGGATGCTGAATAGCGATTATAGCAATTTAAAAGCTTGCGATCCTTTAAGCGTTCCCCGGGCTGTGCGGTATTTAGAGAACAAAGGTGCCCCCCACGAAATAGTAGAGCGTATTGCCAGGTATAACGCCGAGGAGCTCTTTGGCCTGTCTTAG
- a CDS encoding DUF6062 family protein — MSLPALYIKLKEALVKPGCPVCRITREAGIRYLEGLLYEMVNDPGTREMLEASWGVCQAHARELANFTQYSLGIAILNEALLDKAIKLVRQTLNIGLESCSPLIHNFLLRKRNPASAGTRMAAVLESTQPCPACRIEAETTGNVLHELNFQLAQRDPQITALYSKSSGLCWPHFRRALSLAEDPAGIRLLAQVQLEKMAALQSELKEFIRKHDYRYLGEPWGGEKDSWIRSLKMLSGWLLG, encoded by the coding sequence ATGTCCCTTCCTGCTCTGTATATTAAATTGAAAGAGGCCTTAGTAAAACCAGGATGCCCCGTCTGCCGTATCACAAGGGAAGCAGGGATACGTTATTTAGAAGGGCTTCTATATGAAATGGTTAATGATCCAGGAACACGGGAAATGTTGGAAGCCTCCTGGGGAGTTTGTCAAGCCCATGCTCGGGAACTTGCCAATTTTACCCAATATAGCCTAGGTATTGCCATTTTGAATGAAGCATTGCTGGATAAAGCTATTAAGTTAGTTAGGCAAACGCTCAATATAGGTTTGGAATCCTGTTCTCCCTTGATACACAACTTCCTTCTAAGAAAACGTAACCCAGCTTCAGCCGGAACTAGAATGGCCGCTGTTTTAGAAAGTACCCAACCTTGCCCGGCTTGCAGGATAGAAGCCGAAACCACAGGGAATGTTTTGCATGAATTAAACTTCCAGTTGGCTCAGCGGGATCCCCAGATCACGGCTTTATATTCTAAATCTTCCGGTCTATGTTGGCCCCATTTTCGCCGGGCCTTATCTTTAGCCGAGGATCCTGCTGGTATTCGCCTTTTAGCCCAGGTACAACTGGAAAAAATGGCAGCCTTGCAATCAGAACTTAAAGAATTTATAAGGAAGCACGACTATCGCTATCTCGGAGAACCTTGGGGAGGGGAAAAAGATTCCTGGATAAGAAGCCTGAAGATGCTTTCCGGATGGCTACTGGGCTAA
- a CDS encoding dynamin family protein, translating into MENVQDLLPLLEQSLIYLLELGPEYAPRYKNIGALKERLLQERFHLAILGQFKRGKSTFLNALLGAELLPTAVVPLTAIPTFLLWGPEPRVSVLYEKGSKEEASFLHVEDLTSYLVQFVTEAGNPHNQKGVSAVEVYYPSPLLKQGVVLIDTPGIGSTFQHNTETTLKFLPQCDAAVFLLSADPPLTQAELEFLQAVRSQIAHLFFILNKVDYLDTQEMSSLLHFVKKVLQEHAGIEKPLIFCASARQGLEARKSNNASLWSLSGMEEISRYLLDFLARDKKKILQEALAKKASDILADTLMQLNITLKSLKLPLSELDERLKLFEQKLKEAEQQKILVGDLLAGDRRRLIAFLEEQAENLRQKARVHLEGILQSCIAQTGDELEEDKIRETLAEAIPRFFDHELKEISRSMEARITEVLRPYEQRADELVEAIRKAAAELFNLPYYPPLTSDAFEKKNQPYWVTHKWDSSLSGLSEGLVFRLLPPRMRRAKLTKRLMEQIESLVLHNVENLRWATLQNLEHSFRLFEARLNERLQSTISATHGAIQSARAKRQEQAENLAQEMATLQSSIKKLQEIRTQLLDAFIGQYEQIG; encoded by the coding sequence ATGGAAAACGTGCAAGATCTGTTACCCCTTTTGGAACAAAGTTTAATTTATCTATTGGAACTTGGGCCTGAATACGCCCCTAGATACAAGAATATAGGTGCCTTAAAAGAAAGACTTTTACAAGAGCGGTTCCATTTAGCCATCCTGGGACAATTCAAGCGGGGTAAGAGTACTTTCCTAAACGCTCTCCTCGGAGCCGAACTGCTACCTACCGCTGTTGTCCCTCTAACAGCTATTCCCACTTTTTTACTGTGGGGGCCTGAACCACGTGTCTCTGTATTGTATGAAAAGGGCTCCAAAGAAGAAGCGTCTTTCTTACACGTAGAAGACCTAACTTCTTACCTTGTCCAATTTGTTACTGAGGCAGGCAATCCTCATAATCAAAAAGGAGTGTCTGCTGTAGAGGTATACTATCCTTCTCCCCTCCTTAAGCAGGGGGTGGTGTTAATAGATACGCCCGGTATTGGTTCTACTTTCCAGCATAACACGGAAACCACCCTTAAATTTTTACCCCAGTGTGATGCTGCTGTATTCCTCCTTTCTGCCGACCCACCCCTAACCCAGGCAGAGCTTGAATTTCTGCAGGCAGTACGGTCCCAAATTGCCCACCTCTTCTTCATACTTAACAAGGTAGATTATCTGGATACTCAAGAAATGTCTTCCCTCCTACATTTCGTTAAGAAGGTTTTACAAGAACATGCTGGAATAGAAAAACCTCTTATTTTCTGCGCCTCAGCACGCCAGGGATTAGAAGCTAGAAAATCAAACAATGCTTCCCTCTGGAGCCTAAGCGGTATGGAAGAAATCTCTAGGTATCTCCTGGACTTCCTGGCCCGGGATAAGAAAAAAATCCTGCAAGAAGCCTTAGCCAAAAAAGCCTCGGATATACTGGCAGATACATTGATGCAATTAAATATTACTCTTAAGTCCCTTAAGCTTCCCCTTAGCGAGCTGGACGAGCGCCTGAAACTGTTTGAGCAAAAGCTAAAAGAAGCCGAACAGCAGAAAATCTTAGTAGGAGACCTCTTGGCAGGGGACAGGAGACGGCTTATAGCATTTTTGGAAGAACAAGCTGAGAACTTGCGCCAGAAGGCCCGTGTTCACTTGGAGGGAATCCTCCAAAGCTGTATAGCTCAAACTGGTGATGAGCTTGAGGAAGATAAGATCCGCGAAACTTTAGCCGAGGCCATTCCCCGGTTCTTTGACCATGAGCTAAAAGAAATATCCCGCTCTATGGAAGCACGTATCACCGAGGTGCTACGGCCTTATGAACAGCGTGCTGATGAACTGGTGGAGGCGATCCGCAAAGCGGCTGCCGAGCTTTTTAACCTTCCTTATTATCCTCCCCTTACTTCTGATGCCTTTGAGAAGAAAAACCAACCTTATTGGGTAACTCATAAGTGGGATTCCAGCCTTAGCGGGTTATCGGAAGGTTTAGTTTTCAGGTTATTACCACCTAGAATGCGCCGCGCCAAGCTCACTAAGCGTTTAATGGAGCAAATCGAATCCTTAGTCCTGCACAATGTAGAAAACTTACGTTGGGCTACGCTGCAAAATCTGGAGCATTCCTTCCGTCTTTTTGAAGCTAGATTGAACGAGCGTCTCCAAAGTACCATTTCGGCAACTCACGGAGCAATTCAATCAGCTCGGGCCAAGCGGCAGGAACAAGCAGAGAATTTAGCCCAGGAGATGGCTACCCTCCAATCCAGCATCAAAAAACTCCAGGAAATAAGGACTCAATTGCTGGACGCCTTCATAGGTCAATATGAGCAAATAGGCTAG
- a CDS encoding universal stress protein yields the protein MFNKILLGYDGSPYARKALMIALDLAKKYGAEVTAVSIAHIPDFADSRDEVNGVLEDARRFFEKALEEAKTLATQEGIAMTTRVVPGHPADTLARLAEEEGYDLIILGARGLSGIKRFLLGSVSEAVVRLAKCPVLIVKGKS from the coding sequence GTGTTTAACAAGATACTTCTAGGTTATGACGGCTCCCCCTACGCTAGGAAAGCTTTAATGATAGCCTTAGATCTAGCCAAGAAGTATGGGGCAGAGGTTACGGCTGTGTCCATTGCCCATATACCCGACTTTGCAGATAGCCGGGATGAAGTAAACGGAGTCTTGGAAGATGCCCGCAGATTCTTTGAGAAAGCTTTAGAAGAGGCTAAAACGCTAGCTACTCAGGAAGGAATCGCCATGACTACCAGAGTGGTACCTGGCCACCCGGCTGATACGCTAGCTCGTCTGGCCGAAGAGGAAGGCTATGATTTGATTATCCTGGGGGCCCGGGGTTTAAGCGGCATTAAGCGTTTTCTTCTAGGTAGTGTTTCCGAAGCTGTAGTTAGGCTGGCTAAATGCCCTGTTTTGATAGTTAAAGGTAAAAGTTAG
- a CDS encoding cation:proton antiporter translates to MENLWLTASIWVALSLAGALLAGWTGISISLVEIIVGVLAGNFLGLHTETWVNYLAGAGSILLTFLAGAEVDPVVLKTKFKESLSIGLLSFLLPFIGAFLYAYYSLGWDLRAAQIAGIALSTTSVAVVYAVMVETGLNESELGRIILAACFITDLGTVVALGILFANFNAWMLLFLAVTAAVLSITPRFTPWFVQRYGNRVSQLEVKYLFFLLFLLGGLASLAGSEAVLPAYLLGLAMAGFFLEEKNLTLRMRTIAFSFLTPFYFLKAGLYVSLPAVWASAGIIMVALVVKMVSKFIGVWPVTRLFRFSSREGMYTTLLMSTGLTFGTISSLFGLTHGFINQEQYTILVTTVILSAVVPTLIAQTFFRPELVQAAVSKKQSLAMIPQERKG, encoded by the coding sequence ATGGAAAACTTGTGGTTGACAGCCTCTATCTGGGTGGCCTTAAGTTTAGCCGGTGCGCTGCTGGCAGGTTGGACGGGGATTTCTATTTCTCTGGTAGAGATTATAGTAGGTGTGTTAGCGGGAAACTTTTTAGGCCTGCACACTGAGACTTGGGTAAATTATTTAGCAGGAGCAGGGAGTATTTTGCTCACTTTTCTGGCCGGAGCGGAAGTAGATCCGGTAGTTTTAAAAACCAAGTTTAAGGAAAGCCTATCCATAGGTTTGTTATCTTTTCTATTACCCTTTATAGGTGCCTTTCTCTATGCCTATTATAGTCTTGGTTGGGATCTCCGGGCAGCGCAGATTGCCGGTATTGCCCTCTCTACCACCTCTGTAGCTGTAGTATACGCTGTTATGGTGGAAACCGGCTTAAATGAGAGTGAGCTAGGCCGGATTATCCTGGCGGCTTGCTTTATAACCGATTTAGGAACTGTGGTAGCCCTCGGCATCTTGTTTGCCAACTTCAATGCCTGGATGTTGCTGTTCCTGGCGGTAACGGCGGCAGTTTTATCTATTACACCGCGTTTTACCCCCTGGTTTGTTCAACGTTATGGTAACCGGGTAAGCCAGCTAGAGGTAAAATACTTGTTCTTCCTGCTATTTCTTTTAGGAGGGCTGGCTTCCTTGGCCGGGAGCGAAGCAGTCTTACCTGCTTATCTCTTGGGGCTAGCCATGGCCGGCTTTTTCTTGGAGGAAAAGAATTTAACCTTGCGGATGCGAACTATTGCCTTTTCCTTTTTGACCCCTTTTTACTTCTTGAAAGCCGGGCTTTATGTTTCTCTCCCGGCCGTATGGGCTAGTGCTGGCATTATTATGGTAGCTCTGGTAGTAAAAATGGTGAGCAAATTTATTGGTGTCTGGCCTGTAACGCGCCTTTTCCGGTTTTCTTCCCGGGAGGGGATGTATACTACCTTGCTTATGTCTACAGGGCTTACCTTTGGTACTATTTCTTCCCTCTTTGGCCTGACTCACGGGTTTATTAATCAGGAACAATATACGATTTTAGTTACCACGGTAATTCTTAGCGCTGTAGTACCTACATTAATTGCCCAAACCTTTTTCCGGCCTGAGCTAGTACAGGCGGCCGTAAGCAAAAAGCAATCCTTAGCCATGATACCCCAGGAAAGGAAGGGATAG
- a CDS encoding manganese catalase family protein: MFKHDKNLLQMVRVERPNPNYAVLLQEQIGGPHGELKAGLQYLAQSFRIQDPAIKDIFLDIAAEELSHLEMVCTAVNLLNGHEPQAMNATVGNVQAHVTTGLNPFYSNASGQVWTASYIEATGDLPADLLSNIAAEQRAKVVYEYLYRQIADRYVRQMIDFLLNREEAHNTMFRECFQKIQGTGSTQNWGVDKDARLFFNLSTPGNYVGSSLHNPQPPSFTQPQIPSQ; encoded by the coding sequence ATGTTTAAGCACGATAAGAACCTGCTACAAATGGTGCGTGTGGAACGGCCGAACCCAAACTACGCGGTGCTATTGCAGGAGCAGATTGGAGGCCCTCACGGGGAGCTGAAAGCTGGGTTACAATACCTGGCCCAAAGTTTTCGCATTCAAGACCCGGCTATCAAGGATATTTTCCTTGATATCGCTGCAGAGGAGCTCAGTCACCTGGAAATGGTATGTACGGCAGTCAACCTTTTGAATGGCCATGAACCTCAGGCCATGAACGCCACCGTCGGCAATGTTCAGGCTCATGTGACAACTGGACTTAATCCCTTTTACAGTAACGCTTCAGGCCAGGTGTGGACTGCGTCTTACATTGAAGCCACCGGTGACCTGCCTGCAGACCTGCTTTCCAATATCGCTGCTGAACAACGTGCCAAGGTTGTTTATGAATATCTGTACCGGCAAATTGCAGATCGATATGTGCGACAGATGATCGATTTCCTCCTGAACAGGGAAGAAGCGCACAACACCATGTTCAGGGAATGCTTCCAGAAGATCCAAGGCACTGGCTCCACCCAAAATTGGGGTGTGGACAAGGACGCCCGGCTCTTTTTTAACCTCTCCACCCCCGGCAACTATGTAGGTTCCTCCCTGCATAACCCGCAACCTCCGTCCTTTACCCAGCCGCAAATCCCGTCCCAGTAA